The DNA sequence CCTATTTGTGGCGTGGCGCCGAGGTTCAGATACACCAGTCTCGAGTCCAAATTGCTGCTGCTGCTGTGCGCTTCACTCATTGGTGGATAGATAGAAGTTGCAGAAGCAGAAGTGTTCGGGTTGTTAGTGTTGTCGTTGTTGCTGTTGTTaacgttgttgttgttgttgtttcctTCTTCACGAGACAAAACGAGAGCTGCAGATTGCACCAGCTCCAAGCACAGCCTCAGCTTGTTGGGTTCAATGTGGGTGAGTCCAGGGACTGCCCCTTTGAAGAGGAAGTCCGAGGTTAGGGTTCTCAGGATGTCCAACGGGGTCACGCCGTCCACGGTTCGCACGTTCGGGTCAGCGTGGTGGTCCAGCAACACCGCCACCATCTCTGGGGATACCATCTCCGCCGCCACGTGCAGAGGAGTCTTCCCGGCCGGCCCCGCCGGGAAATTAACGTCCGCCGCGCCCAGCTCCAGCAGCGCCTTCACCACCTCCCTGCTGCAACTCTCCACGGCGTAGTGCAACGCCAGCGCCTCGTCCAGGTTCAGGCCCTCCCCCATCACCATGAGCTTCACGAGTTCCACGTCGGAGGAGTCCAGCGCGCGCCGCATCCGCCGGATTTTCTGGTCCTCCATGTCGGCGGCGCCCAGGTCGGGGTGCTGGTGCGGGTGGCGCAGCGGCAGCATGGAGCGGCGCGCGAGGGAGGATTTGAGGCGGAGCTCCTCGATCTTGGCCACCACGTCGATTGGGAGGTGCTTGGCCAGCACCTCCGGCGGAAGACCTGACTTTGCCACCAGGTGGGAGCACGTGCTCCACAGCTGCTGCATTTCCTGCTTTCGAGATGCTATCAACACTTTCATCACATCGTCGATCGAAGCTTTCTCCACCATGCTCGCAAGTTGTTTCTGTCCATCAACGAGTTCAAAGTAAGAGTTTTTATACCAAAGTTCAGATGCAAAAGTTTAACTCATTTTATtctcaataattatttaaacaaaaattctaCTTCTCCAATTATTATGTTAATGCAAAAGTTTATTTCTTTAATCATTTTTAGATGAgagaaacaagaaaaataaaaataaatgaactaCCCTACCCGTTGAAATTAGCTTATATAAGCACAAgtttaaaaaatagagaaattgtgTGAAGAATTTCATTTCTACACATTAATTTTGTGAATACGTTAATTTCTACTTCtgaataaatcaatttaaatatttgttgctatcttttaatctaaaaatgtttatttagaATTGCAGAAAATATATTATGCTAACATTAACCCATGTTTGGTAGAGTGGGGAAGATGAgaaataattactttttgttGTTTGTCTCAGGAAGAAGAGGAGGTTAAATGGCTGGATGCCttctattgtttattttaatctttattttctctatcaatttttgtttactCAACTTATTTCGTCCTTTATCTTCCGtctaaatcaaacatataattaatgtttattttataatacaaattatCCTCGAAGTTAACTTTAATGACATaacaatatgaaaaatatatagtaaaaacTTTATCTGATTACTAAATCTGCCCTTAAAATGGTTGGCAGTGAAAAACTAAGAAACGAATGTCAAAGAAAATGAGgaaatcatataatttattttttgtttagttcCTTGCTTGCGAAAACTCTTGATTTAGCTAGAGCTTTAACTTGTTGAAACATTATGTAATTTGGTtctaaaagtaagaaaaaatgCATTAGAACAAGTAATGTTTCAGGCATCAGGAACTAACTCGATCTATTTATAATGCCCATGCATTGAATGAATGGCAGTTATATCAGAGGAAAAATAGTGGGTTAGTGAGGTTTCTGTGAAGAGTTATGGAAATTTTCACACTGCTTTGGCtgcaaaatgagaaaatagaggGAAGAGAACAAAATCCAATAATAGATATTATACTAAAGTCGTGTAGGAGCAGCAAACTCTTTTCTGTTTTAATTAGCTTGCTCTCTTTTCATCCAAATGAGGAAAGGAAATGATTTGGAGTGCTCGCTATGTGGAAGACAAGATTGatgtatatttattatcttaatttgggaaatattttatatgcatcATAAAGGGTCAAGAGTGTCTCTCAAATATGCTACATGAAATCAAGAGTGTCAAGACATATCAACTCGTAAATATAACCATACATAAACCCATGTTTTTACCTTAACTTTCCCAAAAGATTTTCAGACCCTCAAACAAAAACCCAAAGAGAAAACACCATGCAATGAATTAATAAACCTTCGAATAAACAAACACACAGTCCCAGGAACAAGCAGAAGAAAAATTGATATCTATGCAGGTGCTGAATTACTCACATTTCAGAGAGGGAAGCTATCATCATgagatcataaaaaaaaaaaaagcacaaaTCTGACTCAAAAAATTTCACTCTCTCCATCAATCATTCATCATAAGGTAACAGTCTTGTAGAATCATCGAAAGGGGGTGTCAAAAATGaatgtgaataaaataaaataaagcaggaaaatcaaataaaatataacaaaaataccCCTTCCCAGTTTCCAAAGACCAGACGCAGTAACTGTCCGAATTCCCAAAACCCAGAAAGAGAAAAACGTAAGACTGGTATTAAAGAAGGAAACATGAACATGTTTATGGAAAGAAGCAAtaataagagagaaaaaactttaatttacagattatttttttattttattttcgaaAATGTTTATACAGAAATTTCTTCTGAGGTAAACAACctttattttatctctatagAAGTGTTTAGGGTGAAACATATCCTAAATCGCAGaagcagagagagagagaaatgaaTTAACCTGAGTGAGCAATGCAAGTTGTTCAACGCCGAAGTATCTGGCCGCGGCGAGGGTGTCGAGGGCGAGATCAACGGCGGAGGTGCAATGCGTGTGCCAGCACCCTCGCTCGCCGCAATTGGGTCTGGCCTCGTGCTTCTGCGGCACGATGGAGACTTGTCCACTGTACAGGAACTGCAGCAGCAGCAAGAAAACCTCGTAGCCGACGGAGTTCACCGGGATCACGCCGGGGGGACGCGCTGCGGAGGCGGCGCCGGCTCGCGAAGCGGCGGCGGGGTCGAGACCCGGTGGAGGGTCGGGGCCGCAGAAGAATTTGCGGAAGAAGAGGCTGCGCGCGGCCAAGATGCAGCGGTGGGCGTGAACGAGACGACCCTCGACTTGGAAAGTGACGTCGCTGAAGGCTTGGCCATTGATGAGAAGGTTGAGGTAGTCGAGAGAGAGAGATCTTAGAGAGTCTTCGAGGGACATGGcgatggtgatgatgatgatggtgacGATGATGGTACTGTGCGCGTGTGAGCGTGTTATGAGTAAGCAGCGTGAGTGAGTAGTGGTTGTACAGTTTAGGGTTGGTCCCTATCTATGATCTATGGCTATGAAAAGAAGTTGTGAGAGAAAAGGAGTTAGGGGAAGGAGTGATTGAGATGAAATAGTAGAGAAGAGAGTGAGGGTGTTGGGGTGTTTTGTTTGATGTTGGTGTTGTTTTTGTTGCGGTCGATGATGCTACTGTTccagttgttgttgttgatgttgtttttATGGGATTCTCTGCTGCGGTGTTGAGTGTCTCTATTTTTCATAGATATTTCCCTtttggagagagagagagcaatTTGGGTGGCTGTTATGGGCGGCTGGGTTTTAAAAAGCATTTCCaaaattaactataaatattctaaattcttttttttttatttaatctaataatATGCCTAGCTACCTCCTTGTGTGCATGAATGTGTACTAtgaataaacaaaaactaatgtGTATTATTACGTCTTCCGTATACGTACGTATCAAAGGAAATACGTACACGGGGTAGACAGGTTGCATACACTTgacttcaaattaaaattaaaaataatttatatacacgTCCTtccttaaatcattatttagaGAGCTAGTAGCATAATATaatcacaaaatttaaaaacactatatatttatatgtaaaataacaatttaaaggGACAAAGATATAAGTAGCATGaaatgatagaaaaagaaaaaaagacgaTCGATGCTGGTTAagtgattaaaaataatgttactaCTTCagtttgataattaaaaaaaaaacatttgatgTCTTATTGactgtatatatatgtatgcagGGTTGTCAAATTTACGCTTATGCATCTTACCGCACCAAAACCAAGCACAAACTTCTAAGATAACTGCAAATTAACTTCGAGAACAAaggtgtgtaaaaaaaattaaaattaaaaacatggtCTTAGGGAACAAATGTTCATAGTttgtatatacttttttaattgtCCAGCTTGATTTATAGAATTAGTCAACCCACTTTATCAATTGcctactttatttttaatatttttataaataaatagattatataaattaacaaaataaataaataaaagcttgAGACATACATGAtacattgatattttaatttggatcaCGTATTAGTATCTGACACATATCTATGTCCGATACTTTATGATACTTTATctatacttatcaatgaagtatctaatttataaaattataatagactataagaaaatatttgaacaaTGAcgaattttagtgacaaaaaaaattagtcactatattaACTAAACATTAttggcaactaaaatagttcaaaaaattataattggtctctaaatttataactaaaatagtttataaattggtcactaacatcagctatcaaaattttgactaccaaaataattggtctttaattatgaaattggtCTCTAAAGTGGTCtgtaacatattttttgttctttaaattgatcattatttaagagttttcttgtagtgatactTTTGGGATGacaataatttgtatttttaatgttgaaGACTTTAGTACACATGCTTTTAGTTTagattcacacaataacaatcatatatttattatgtcttTAAGAATTATTctatactttttactttttaatattcatatatcatgtatctatcacgtatcgtatccgTGCATCATAGTTTGAGAATAATTCAATTCTAAACctattaaaataaagtgaaaaccAAGCTTCTAAAAAgtcatatacatgtaatatcattaaaaaaaatgtttctttagtaacaaattttagtgatcaaaagttgttagtcattatagtgactaacttaaatactaattcataaaataaaaaaattattggttactaaaatagttaatattatgCATCATTTcttccttattattttttagttttatattttgcaACTTGTCTTATTTTCTATTGATCAAATTTTGCAAGCTTCCAAGTTCTATCAATGGAGATTTATTCTTCAACACCTCTTTAAATTGATACATATTCACCTTAAGGAGCACAAGGATTTGTGAGTCAATTGTCAATGACTCCTTACATAGTTTAACAAATTCAAAAGAGAATCCCATTTAGAGTTGTGTGTTTTCTTGTGGTGAGTTTATTGTGAGTGTTGTCTAGAAGTTGTATGAAGAGTAGACATTCCAAGACTTGATGGTTGTACAAAGACTAAACTTATTTTTTCCTTCATGatctaatttcttatttttgtattacacttagataaaaatattaaatattaaaacataatattatttgtttttatcaaaattCTAAGGCATATTAAGACTATGTTGTCACTGAATAAATTATAGGGATCAGATTATCATCTAGGATCTTATTCAAACTTCTGGGTCTAATAATACAAACCTCCCATGTAATGGATTACcactcaaaataataatttagatcGTCCTTGTGGACTTTCCAATTACAAACTAAaacaatataatcaattatccttaaatataattgattaaacaagttttatattaattcatatAATGGTTTCAACcacaatttcaaaactaacaattttaaatattttacaaacaTTCTTCTAACTTTCAAGAATTCTTTAGTATTGTAAATCTAATTCTTTTCATAAATCTTTAAAGGGAGTTTATACTTAAAGACATTAGATAATGTTCATGTTTTAAATCCTCCTCTTGATCTTTTGGAATATCCATCACatccaattatattttttcatatttttttttctaaactttacTTTATGTAAATATAAGTTTGGTGTGTCCATGTAATAGGTTTCTCCGTTGTTTGGTCTGTACATGTTTTCTTGATagattttcaagaaatttatatattttgtatgattGCATTGTGGAATGTgattgtaataaaattttcagGAGATACAAATATTGTTGGATGTTCCAcgttgactagagataagatcaattcataatatataagtgggtgcaatttTCATCTTATAAGCCGATTTTGTGAGgttaagttagacttaaagctcacttctaacatggtatcagagccaagttaGAGCTTATCTTAGCGAGCTTTGTTGGACATTCAGTTCTACCCGATATCGGATTGCTAACGGATCACTCATTAATTTCTAGTCCCacacgagatgaatatacctcgaCTTAGGAATATGTTAAAAGTCGAGTTACGCTTAAAGTCTATTTCTAACAAatattatactattattataaattgaaattaagatGTTATAACTATACACTTTTATACTTAAAGAGTAGAGTGATCTAATTGCTTACAAGTGTACATACAAAAGTTAAACATTATTAAATGTACCTATTTCATCCAAAGGtgcactagttttaatgtaaggtAAATTGGTATAAAGAGCTTCCTTCTAGGATGAACactttgtttaaattattaaataattggtGAGAGATGATAATGTGGTCTCCAACAACAACTTTCACCCGAAGAACAATCATAGTCTACAAATCTGACACATAAGATATGTCAACTTCCTTATAGTTTGAATATCACCATAGAAACTAAAATCTAAAAAAGGTAATGATAAATAGTTGATTCAATATAacaattgataaattttattcttagcacaataaaaaattattgttttagtaCAACAACTTTAACTCCAGTATTTTTGCTAATGCTAAAGGTaccttaatatattattaactttGAAGAAACCACAGATGATTTTAAACTTATACAGTAGATAAAAAGTTGGTTAAATCATAtcattcatttctatttttgtaaaaaaaaaattcaaatcagTCTCTTATTTTATGTGTCTCAAtttgatttgtattttaaaaaatttgatgcaagttctttttattaatattgtaataataacattaaaggTGACTcggtttatgattttttttaatttttttatataaatatgtttatacatttatttaaatagattaaatataaaatgtctgaatttaatttttttttactatttttttttaaatttgtttgacaTTTCAATTATGTTTTATGAATATTGAAGGTGAGATATGTTAAACGGtataaagaatataaattttatatcagatgtgtttaaaacgtcaaataaattaaaaaacaagactaaatttatgtttaggaactaaattggattaaaatttaaaaaaagaacgattctaattttcacttaaatttaagaaaaaaaaatttaactctatttaaaattattactaacaGAAAGATttaatttcatcaaattttaaaataaaaattaaattgagacatataaaaaaatgaaactgatttaaaagttttctaagaaaataaaaacgaaTGACATAATTTAgcttaaaatatttcaattgaacattaaatgattttttgcAAGTTCTGATTGTGATTGAATGAAAACTTGATCACACATAATGaagtaaaacaatttaataGAATGAATTTAGAATTTGAAATCTGAATAATGAATTTGACCTATTATTCTGTAAAAATGATAAGTAAATGTTGAATTCGATAatgaaattgatataaaaatagtaaataaatgtttttgagtaaatgaaattatatttatttaggaatttaaaattataaaattaaatggtttGAATTGACCGCACATCCCAGTGGCACTGACTGTCTTATGATTTGGAAGAGCGTGGATTTGACGTTTGACTTGTCTTTTCCTTCCTTTCCTTCTCTCTTCCCAACCCACATTCACACCTTTTCCTATTCTTCC is a window from the Vigna unguiculata cultivar IT97K-499-35 chromosome 7, ASM411807v1, whole genome shotgun sequence genome containing:
- the LOC114190293 gene encoding BTB/POZ domain and ankyrin repeat-containing protein NOOT2-like isoform X2, with the translated sequence MSLEDSLRSLSLDYLNLLINGQAFSDVTFQVEGRLVHAHRCILAARSLFFRKFFCGPDPPPGLDPAAASRAGAASAARPPGVIPVNSVGYEVFLLLLQFLYSGQVSIVPQKHEARPNCGERGCWHTHCTSAVDLALDTLAAARYFGVEQLALLTQKQLASMVEKASIDDVMKVLIASRKQEMQQLWSTCSHLVAKSGLPPEVLAKHLPIDVVAKIEELRLKSSLARRSMLPLRHPHQHPDLGAADMEDQKIRRMRRALDSSDVELVKLMVMGEGLNLDEALALHYAVESCSREVVKALLELGAADVNFPAGPAGKTPLHVAAEMVSPEMVAVLLDHHADPNVRTVDGVTPLDILRTLTSDFLFKGAVPGLTHIEPNKLRLCLELVQSAALVLSREEGNNNNNNVNNSNNDNTNNPNTSASATSIYPPMSEAHSSSSNLDSRLVYLNLGATPQIGDDDSSSQREAMNRHGSQGGGCDPSMLFKW
- the LOC114190293 gene encoding BTB/POZ domain and ankyrin repeat-containing protein NOOT2-like isoform X1 translates to MSLEDSLRSLSLDYLNLLINGQAFSDVTFQVEGRLVHAHRCILAARSLFFRKFFCGPDPPPGLDPAAASRAGAASAARPPGVIPVNSVGYEVFLLLLQFLYSGQVSIVPQKHEARPNCGERGCWHTHCTSAVDLALDTLAAARYFGVEQLALLTQKQLASMVEKASIDDVMKVLIASRKQEMQQLWSTCSHLVAKSGLPPEVLAKHLPIDVVAKIEELRLKSSLARRSMLPLRHPHQHPDLGAADMEDQKIRRMRRALDSSDVELVKLMVMGEGLNLDEALALHYAVESCSREVVKALLELGAADVNFPAGPAGKTPLHVAAEMVSPEMVAVLLDHHADPNVRTVDGVTPLDILRTLTSDFLFKGAVPGLTHIEPNKLRLCLELVQSAALVLSREEGNNNNNNVNNSNNDNTNNPNTSASATSIYPPMSEAHSSSSNLDSRLVYLNLGATPQIGDDDSSSQREAMNRHGSQGGGCDPSMYHHSHDF